Proteins encoded in a region of the Neoarius graeffei isolate fNeoGra1 chromosome 3, fNeoGra1.pri, whole genome shotgun sequence genome:
- the znf770 gene encoding zinc finger protein 770 codes for MCEPSTMTHQCTICLKQFDFVSKLRRHQLTHSGQRPFTCYVCLKSFRQSAHLKGHLKSHSKLREVSLVVSQAVNSQISYTETEESYSRHVGAQISDDGDLGEENMWYGSLQTSNEHQFEHQNDGMNKQERVKLLITVNGQTCDFAQGNYDGFENSTPEESFQNGQYSRGAEILPDSENHTESSGEKQEHLGAICSTVNTQTPDSSIEEKMAKMTNRHQCSVCLKCFSAPSKLKRHVLIHSSLRPFCCELCPKAFRQLAHLKMHLSTHFSQRQKTVKEPIPGNTVSQNPSHPLNASVCCDKPSNRQWTEDAGELEKELKGSENVHMEPKNVKKVESLNAAESRTKSQEGHECSVCHKHFSAPSKLRRHCLIHTGQRPFQCSLCCRAFRQLSHLKAHHSVHTGPRKKLTSLLQVHRSLQPQPCSSRASKARLKRFVHISLARKFRSTKLKMSAAPLSLSPGARILIDENVSETGASKSSPDQEICYRQQHSCSMCSKHFSAPSKLRRHILIHTGQRPFRCSVCFRGFRQKSHLKVHKCKGGSRGTFHSSRSEIHHVRDPDSFRSNMSIRTGDEVNGENFVSSSGIGDGYVYSPSIGLECKSIPEDSSDFTSLSYKAMSRPLDEANQTKESGYQCTVCFKIFDFPSKLSRHLLIHMDIKPFKCSVCSKSFRQLCHLQSHSKVHMVRKNRFCQRSYKSGMGTSIPETSKTFKETNNRARASGKPPVSWRPDPYSDNQNAHLLNNSSHSYSINMEEFTPNTEGTSSPVEVHDSEDTPSQMKRNPNQCIFCLKTFDFPSKLSRHLLVHTGIRPYECHVCCKSFKQLSHLQCHQWVHNRKDKSELKARVVNDESPISSGGIMLTDESDLHQGSSESLAMLNQGHNGYTAQVQHQKWISKDDTRSPSDLGHGESKVKSEIDLLVDKSVYPNLNPDLNPSCAENTSDMILYTCLDQQAEKLESKDFKHCLSKVGEVHPSAADKTTRIPIWNSMDQQNMVETRDPDLFAQKTERTNLHSLPFCIPEDSLQRSPTIPDSYKLELNHHHQGSKQAEDHHHNHQLLTEPPNDLPICPSCSQCFDSLQNLNAHICPVHCPKQRLSKSYQCAVCFKSFEAPSKLKRHYVIHTGQRPYRCNMCAKDFTQSGHLKTHMLSHR; via the coding sequence ATGTGTGAGCCGAGCACCATGACACACCAGTGCACAATCTGCCTGAAACAGTTTGATTTTGTTTCAAAGCTTCGACGGCACCAGCTCACACATTCGGGACAGAGACCTTTCACCTGTTACGTTTGCCTGAAATCTTTCCGACAGTCGGCTCACTTGAAAGGACATTTGAAAAGCCATTCGAAGCTGAGGGAGGTCTCACTCGTTGTATCCCAAGCAGTTAATTCTCAGATATCTTACACGGAAACAGAGGAAAGTTACAGCAGACATGTCGGAGCTCAGATTTCAGACGACGGAGACCTTGGTGAAGAAAATATGTGGTATGGTTCCCTTCAGACAAGTAATGAGCATCAATTCGAACATCAGAACGATGGCATGAACAAGCAGGAACGTGTTAAACTCCTGATAACTGTTAACGGGCAGACGTGTGACTTTGCGCAAGGCAATTACGATGGATTTGAAAACTCGACCCCTGAAGAAAGCTTTCAAAACGGTCAATATTCCAGGGGCGCTGAAATTCTGCCTGATTCAGAAAACCACACAGAGTCCAGTGGTGAAAAACAAGAACATCTGGGAGCAATTTGCAGTACAGTAAACACACAAACCCCAGATTCTTCTATAGAGGAAAAAATGGCAAAGATGACCAATAGGCACCAGTGTTCAGTGTGTCTGAAATGTTTTTCTGCACCTTCAAAACTCAAGCGTCATGTTTTAATCCACAGCAGTCTCAGGCCTTTTTGCTGCGAGTTGTGCCCTAAAGCTTTCCGACAGCTCGCTCATTTAAAAATGCACCTGTCCACTCACTTTTCACAAAGACAAAAAACAGTGAAAGAACCTATTCCTGGAAACACCGTCTCTCAGAATCCTAGTCATCCTCTGAATGCATCAGTGTGTTGTGATAAACCTTCAAACAGGCAATGGACAGAAGATGCTGGAGAGCTTGAAAAGGAGCTGAAAGGATCAGAAAATGTTCACATGGAGcctaaaaatgtgaaaaaagtagAGAGTTTAAATGCTGCTGAAAGTCGGACTAAAAGTCAAGAAGGGCATGAATGTTCCGTGTGCCACAAGCATTTCAGCGCCCCATCAAAGCTGAGAAGGCATTGTCTCATTCACACTGGTCAAAGACCGTTTCAGTGTTCTTTATGCTGCCGTGCGTTTCGGCAACTTTCCCACCTCAAAGCACACCACAGCGTCCACACTGGTCCCAGGAAGAAATTAACGTCTTTGCTCCAGGTGCACAGATCCCTCCAGCCTCAGCCTTGCTCCAGTCGAGCGTCCAAGGCTAGGCTGAAGCGTTTTGTACACATCAGCCTTGCTAGGAAGTTCAGATCCACAAAACTGAAAATGTCTGCTGCACCTCTGAGTCTGTCACCGGGCGCAAGAATTCTGATCGATGAGAATGTTTCAGAAACTGGTGCCAGTAAGTCCTCACCAGACCAAGAGATCTGCTATCGACAGCAGCACTCTTGCTCCATGTGTTCAAAACACTTCAGCGCTCCTTCTAAACTTCGACGCCACATCTTGATTCATACAGGGCAGCGACCTTTCAGATGCTCAGTTTGCTTTCGAGGCTTCAGACAGAAATCTCACTTGAAGGTTCATAAGTGTAAAGGAGGAAGCAGAGGAACGTTTCATTCCAGCAGGAGTGAGATCCATCATGTGAGAGACCCTGATAGTTTCAGATCTAACATGAGCATCAGAACGGGAGATGAGGTTAACGGGGAGAACTTCGTATCCAGCAGTGGGATAGGAGATGGCTATGTTTACTCACCGAGCATTGGACTTGAATGCAAATCTATCCCAGAGGACAGCAGCGATTTCACATCTCTTTCATACAAAGCCATGTCCAGGCCTCTGGATGAAGCAAATCAGACTAAAGAATCCGGGTACCAGTGCACAGTATGCTTCAAAATATTTGACTTCCCTTCTAAGCTTTCTAGGCATCTCCTCATCCACATGGACATCAAGCCGTTCAAGTGTAGCGTCTGTAGCAAGTCCTTCAGGCAGCTCTGCCACCTACAGAGCCATTCCAAGGTTCACATGGTGAGAAAGAATAGGTTCTGCCAAAGAAGCTACAAGAGCGGAATGGGAACCTCCATCCCTGAGACATCAAAGACATTCAAGGAAACAAATAACCGTGCAAGAGCATCTGGAAAACCTCCAGTGTCATGGAGGCCAGATCCTTACAGTGACAATCAAAATGCACATCTGCTTAATAATTCTTCACATTCTTATTCCATTAACATGGAGGAATTCACACCAAACACAGAAGGCACCAGCTCTCCAGTTGAAGTCCATGATTCTGAAGACACTCCCAGCCAGATGAAGAGAAATCCAAACCAGTGCATCTTCTGCCTGAAGACTTTTGATTTTCCATCAAAGCTTTCCAGACATTTGCTGGTCCACACCGGAATCAGGCCTTATGAATGCCATGTTTGTTGCAAGTCCTTTAAGCAGCTCAGCCATCTTCAGTGTCACCAGTGGGTTCACAACAGAAAGGATAAAAGTGAGCTCAAAGCTAGGGTGGTGAACGATGAGAGTCCCATCTCCTCTGGTGGGATCATGCTGACTGATGAATCAGACCTTCATCAAGGGAGTTCTGAAAGTTTAGCCATGCTAAATCAGGGTCATAATGGATACACCGCACAAGTGCAGCATCAGAAATGGATTTCTAAAGACGATACCCGCTCTCCTTCTGATTTAGGTCATGGTGAGAGTAAGGTCAAGTCTGAAATCGATCTTCTGGTGGATAAGTCTGTTTATCCTAACTTAAACCCTGACTTGAATCCATCTTGTGCTGAGAATACTTCAGATATGATACTTTACACATGTCTGGATCAACAGGCTGAGAAACTGGAGAGCAAGGATTTTAAACACTGTTTGAGCAAAGTGGGTGAAGTTCACCCATCCGCTGCTGATAAGACTACCAGAATTCCAATTTGGAATAGTATGGATCAACAAAACATGGTTGAAACTAGAGATCCTGATCTTTTTGCCCAGAAGACTGAGAGGACAAATTTGCATAGTCTCCCCTTTTGTATCCCTGAAGACTCTCTTCAAAGATCTCCAACCATCCCTGATTCTTACAAGCTTGAGTTGAATCATCACCACCAAGGTTCCAAGCAGGCCGAagatcatcatcataatcatcagcTCCTGACAGAACCTCCAAATGACCTGCCAATATGTCCTTCCTGCAGCCAGTGCTTTGATTCGTTGCAGAACCTTAATGCACACATTTGTCCAGTCCACTGTCCTAAACAGAGACTCTCAAAGTCCTACCAGTGTGCCGTTTGCTTCAAAAGCTTCGAAGCCCCGTCTAAGTTGAAGAGACATTATGTGATACACACGGGACAGAGACCATATCGCTGTAACATGTGTGCCAAAGACTTCACCCAATCAGGTCATCTCAAAACACACATGTTGTCCCACAGGTAG